DNA from Algisphaera agarilytica:
GGAACGCCGTGTCCCACGCCGCGAACCACGGGTACTCCCACTTGTCGGGCATCGACAGGATGTCCCGGGCAAACAGGTGCGGCCAGTCGTGGTTGCGGCCGGTCTGGCGCTGCTCGGGCGGCGTGCGCATGTCCGGGTCGCCGTTGAGCCAGGCGTCGATGATGTAGTGGTAGAACTGCTTGGTCCAAAGCAGGCCCGCATAGGCCTGGCGCGAGACCAACCGCTGCTCGTCGCTGAGCGTTTGGGGGATCACGATGTCGTAGAACTGCTCGGCGTCTCGCACCCGCGCATCGAACACCACGTCGAACGCTTCGGGAGACAGCTCCTCATCCAGCATGGTGTGGCGAGGCGTGTCGCTGGGGTAGAGGCGCAGCGTCAGCGTCTTGCTCTCGCCGGGGGCGAGGTTGAGCTTGTAGTGGGCCGCGGCTTTGGTGCCGTACTGCTGCGGGTTGATCGCGCCTTTTTCGCCGTCGACGATGTGGCGGTGGAACGCGTCTTTGTGGAAGCGGGTGCGGTTGCGCTCGCCGAAGAGGCGTTCGTGGTTGGTGTGGTTTTCGGTGAAGAGCATCTCCGGCAGCTCGCCGGTTTCCGGATTCGGCCCGGCGACCCAGGTGTACTTGCCCAGCGTCTCGTGCTCGGTCTTCACGGCCTGCACCTTGCGCACGCTCATCGCCTTGCCCGGACGCGGCACCATGCGCATGTCCGGCCGCATGTGGCAGCCTTCGTGCTCACAGCCCCACACCCACGTGTTGCGGAACCACAGCGTCGGCAGCACGTGCAGCTTCGCCGCCTCGGGGCCGCGGTTGGTCAACGTGATCCGCATCAGCAGGTCATCGATGTCGGCCTTTGCGTACTCGGCCTGGACCTCGAAGAAACGGTTCTCGTCAAACGCCCCGGTGTCTTCGAGCTCGTACTCGAGGTCTTTTTTGGTCCGCTTGAGGCTTTCCTTGACCAGTTCGTCGTAGGGATACGCCGATTGGGGGTAGCGGTACATCGCCTTGGCGTAGCTGTGGGTGGGGGTGGAGTCGAGGTAGTAGTACGACTCTTTCACATCCTCGCCGTGGTTGCCTTGGTGCCCGGTCAGGCCGAACAGGCGTTCTTTGAGAATGACGTCCTTCTCGTTCCACAGCGCCAGCGCAAAGCACATCCGGCACTCGCGGTCGGTGAAGCCCAGCAGGCCGTCTTCGCCCCAGCGGTAGGCCCGGCTGCGGGCGTGGTCGTGGGGGAAGTAGTCCCAGACGTTGCCGTCGGACGAGTAGTCTTCGCGGACCGTCGCCCATTGGCGTTCGGAGAGGTATGGACCCCAGCGTTTCCAGTTTTTTTCTCTTGCCCGGTCTTCGCGCAGCCGTCGGTGTTCGGGCGTATCCGCGTTCGGGTTGGGTTTAGGTTTAGGCATCGGACTATTATTGTCACCGATGAGCCGTTCGTCTTCCAGCCGTGCCCGCTTCGCCGATTACAAAATCAAACTGCGCGACCGCCGCAGGGAACCCAAGAAGCGCGACAAACGCGGCAACGAGATCAAACGCACCCGCAGTTTCACCCAACTCCTGCGAGCCTTTCTCGGTTTGCTGCGTGGGCACCGGCTCATCCTCGCCGCGGCGCTGACGACGCTCACCTCCGCCACGCTGATCGCTCTCGTCCCGCTTTACGCGCCGAAGATCGTTGTGGATAACGTGCTCGGCGGGCAGCCCGTTCCCGAGGGCTTGGCCCGTTGGCTGCCCGGCTCGAGCGGCGACACCCCGAAAGCACTGCTGGTCACGCTGGTTGTATTCACTCTGATTCTGGCCTTCGTTTCCGTGGTGATTGGTCTCTGGGGGCGGTGGCACGCCACGCGCATCACCAAGCGGTTGCAGTCGGATGTGCGTCGCCGGGCGTTCGAGCACGCCAGTCGACTCCCGCTGCACCGGGTCTACGAGCTCAAGACCGGCGGGGTCGCGGGCATCCTGCGTGATGACGCCGGGGCGGTGGGCAACCTCGTCTTCGGGATGATCTACAACCCCTGGCGGGCGGTGATCCAGTTCCTGGGCACGCTCATCGTGCTGACCACGATCGATTGGAAGCTGTTGCTCGGCGGGTTATGCATCCTGCCGGTCGTCTGGATCACGCACCGCACCTGGATCGGCCGGATCCGCCCGATGTTCCGCGACGTGCGCAGGACCCGGCAACACATCGACGGCCACGCCACCGAGGTCTTCGGCGGGATGCGCATCGTCCGTGCCTTCGGCCAACAACGGGCCGAGTCGGGCCAGTTCGTCGGCGGCAACCACATGATGATCCGCCAGGAACTCAACACCTGGTGGTGGATGCGCGGCATCGACACGGCGTGGGCGGTGATCATCCCCGTCGCCTCGGCGTTGCTGCTGCTCTACGGCGGGCTGCGCATCCTGGACGACAACGCCGCGGTTGAAGCGGGCACGCTCGCCCCGGGCAAGGCGCTGACCATCGGCGATCTGGTGGTGTTCCTCGGCTACCTCGCGGCGCTGCTCGGGCCTATCGCGACTCTCGCCGCCACGGCCGCCTCGCTGCAGAACGACCTGGCGGCGCTCGACCGCACACTCGACTTGCTCGAGGAGCCGCGCGAGATGCCCTCGCCGCTCGACGCCTTGGCGGTCTCGCGGGACACAGTGCACGGCCGGGTTGAGTTTGATGGCGTGAGCTTCACCTACCCCAAGGCGGAGAAGCCGGTCTTTGCCGACATATCCTTCACCGCCGAGCCCGGGCAGACCGTCGCGCTGGTCGGCCCCAGCGGCGCGGGCAAGACCACGCTCTGCAACCTCGTCGCCCGCTTCTACGACCCGACTGTCGGGCGGGTCACCCTCGACGGCACCGACCTCCGCGATATCGACGTCGACAGCTACCGCAATCTGCTGGGCGTCGTCGAGCAAGACGTGTTCCTCTTCGACGGCAGCGTTGCCGACAACATCGCCTACGCCAAGGCCGATGCCACGGCCGATGACATCCAACGCGCCGCCGAGCAAGCCAACGCCCACGAATTCATCAAGGACATGCCCGAAGGCTACGCCACGCTCATCGGCGAGCGCGGCGTCAAGCTCTCGGGCGGGCAACGCCAACGCCTCGCCATTGCCCGGGCCATCCTCGCCGACCCGCGCATCCTCATCCTCGACGAAGCCACGAGCAACCTCGACACGGAATCCGAACGCCTCATCCAGGCGTCGCTGTCCGATCTCATGCAGGACCGCACGAGTTTTGTCATCGCTCACCGCCTCTCCACCATCACCCACGCCGACCGCATCCTCGTCATCGCCCACGGCCAGATCCTTGAGCAGGGCACCCACGACCAGCTGATGCAAGCGGGGGGCACCTACCGCGGGATGATCGAGATGCAGCTGGAATCCACGCCCACCCCAACGCTTTAAGCCCACTCTCGATATGCCTCCGGGTTTTTCCTAGGCCACCTCCGGAATAGTTATTTCGGAAGGCTTGTTATGAGAACGCTGCAAGTCGTTTGCGGCGTTTCTGAATCTCGACTCACCCACGAATCTTGGAGGCTTACCCATGAGCGAATCACTACTCGATAAGACGAAGACCATTCTCGAACAATTGAAGAACGGACAATTTGTGGAAGGCATGGAAGAGTTTTATGCCGACAACGTGGTCAACGAAGAGCCCACCGGCGCGACGATTGAGGGCAAAGCCGCGCTCATCGCACACGAACACGAGGTGCTGGCGAACGTCGCGGCCTATCACGGCTGCGAGGTGCGCTCCGTCGGCGTAGGCGAAGACGACGGCCAGGGTAACGGCGTAACTTTCGCCGAGTACAAGCTGTCGGTCGACATGAAAGACGGCAGCAAGTTCAACCCGGATCAAGTCCAGGTGATCCGCTGGGAGAACGGCAAAGCGATCCACAACAAGTTCTACTACAACCCGGATTTCTGATCGTCGAACGACCGAATCGCCGCTGGGCTTAACGGCCCAGCGGTGTTTTATGGAATCTCCGATTCAACAACTTCTCCCACCGGTGGTGATCATCTCGGCGTGTGGTCTGCTGTGCATGGCGCAATTCGCGCGCTACACGGCGATCGTCGGTCGGGTTCGGCAGTTCCACCGCGAGTACCTCAACGCATACGCCAAGCTCCAGCACTGCGCGCCCGACGAACGCCCGCTGCTGCAAGGCATATGCGCGGAGCTCGAGCAGCAGGCCCACGGCGTGCTCCGCCTCGCCTGCATGATCCGCAGCGCCCTGATGTTTCTCGTCGTCGCGGTCATCTGCATGATTGTCACGTCGCTGCTGATCGGGCTCGAATTGGTCTGGCCACGCGTCGGCGCGGGCTTGGGATTGGCGGTATTCGTGTCGGGCCTGGTGATGATGCTGGTGGGGATGGGGTATGTCTTCGCCGAGGTACGGATCAGCCTCCGTCTGGTTCAGCACGAGCACGCCGAGCTTGAACGGCGGGCCGCGGTTGGGGTGTCGTACTCCGGCATGAGCGATTCGAACTCCGAGGCGGAGGCGTGATCATGAGCTTGATCCTCGCCGCATCTGAAGTTCGTGCATTCGATCTCCGGCACCTCTGCGAAATGTTGGCGGCGGTGATCGCCTGGATCGGCGTGGCTGTCCTGGTTTACGGCGTGGGGAGAGCGGTCTGGTCTTTCATCCGGATCGAAAGCCACGGCAGCCCGCACGCAATCGGCTCCGCATGGACTTGGGGTTTTACCTGCTTCTTTCTTTGGAAATCCTGCTGGCCGCAGACATCATCGAGACCTTAAATGCCCCGGACCTCGAACACATCGTGGTCCTCGGAGCGATCGTGCTGATCCGGACGGTGATCAGCGTTTCATTGAACTGGGAACTGACCCAGGAGCGTAAGCAGCACACTTCTCCCTCCTCCCCGCCCCTGGCGGAATCCGTAAGCGAGACACGATGAGCCATCCTTCAGAGATCCCGGTTGAACTCACTTGGCACAAAGCCCTCGACC
Protein-coding regions in this window:
- a CDS encoding nuclear transport factor 2 family protein, which codes for MSESLLDKTKTILEQLKNGQFVEGMEEFYADNVVNEEPTGATIEGKAALIAHEHEVLANVAAYHGCEVRSVGVGEDDGQGNGVTFAEYKLSVDMKDGSKFNPDQVQVIRWENGKAIHNKFYYNPDF
- a CDS encoding ABC transporter ATP-binding protein, with the translated sequence MSRSSSSRARFADYKIKLRDRRREPKKRDKRGNEIKRTRSFTQLLRAFLGLLRGHRLILAAALTTLTSATLIALVPLYAPKIVVDNVLGGQPVPEGLARWLPGSSGDTPKALLVTLVVFTLILAFVSVVIGLWGRWHATRITKRLQSDVRRRAFEHASRLPLHRVYELKTGGVAGILRDDAGAVGNLVFGMIYNPWRAVIQFLGTLIVLTTIDWKLLLGGLCILPVVWITHRTWIGRIRPMFRDVRRTRQHIDGHATEVFGGMRIVRAFGQQRAESGQFVGGNHMMIRQELNTWWWMRGIDTAWAVIIPVASALLLLYGGLRILDDNAAVEAGTLAPGKALTIGDLVVFLGYLAALLGPIATLAATAASLQNDLAALDRTLDLLEEPREMPSPLDALAVSRDTVHGRVEFDGVSFTYPKAEKPVFADISFTAEPGQTVALVGPSGAGKTTLCNLVARFYDPTVGRVTLDGTDLRDIDVDSYRNLLGVVEQDVFLFDGSVADNIAYAKADATADDIQRAAEQANAHEFIKDMPEGYATLIGERGVKLSGGQRQRLAIARAILADPRILILDEATSNLDTESERLIQASLSDLMQDRTSFVIAHRLSTITHADRILVIAHGQILEQGTHDQLMQAGGTYRGMIEMQLESTPTPTL
- a CDS encoding DUF1622 domain-containing protein; the encoded protein is MVFHPDRKPRQPARNRLRMDLGFYLLLSLEILLAADIIETLNAPDLEHIVVLGAIVLIRTVISVSLNWELTQERKQHTSPSSPPLAESVSETR
- a CDS encoding DUF2721 domain-containing protein, with product MESPIQQLLPPVVIISACGLLCMAQFARYTAIVGRVRQFHREYLNAYAKLQHCAPDERPLLQGICAELEQQAHGVLRLACMIRSALMFLVVAVICMIVTSLLIGLELVWPRVGAGLGLAVFVSGLVMMLVGMGYVFAEVRISLRLVQHEHAELERRAAVGVSYSGMSDSNSEAEA
- a CDS encoding MGH1-like glycoside hydrolase domain-containing protein, encoding MPKPKPNPNADTPEHRRLREDRAREKNWKRWGPYLSERQWATVREDYSSDGNVWDYFPHDHARSRAYRWGEDGLLGFTDRECRMCFALALWNEKDVILKERLFGLTGHQGNHGEDVKESYYYLDSTPTHSYAKAMYRYPQSAYPYDELVKESLKRTKKDLEYELEDTGAFDENRFFEVQAEYAKADIDDLLMRITLTNRGPEAAKLHVLPTLWFRNTWVWGCEHEGCHMRPDMRMVPRPGKAMSVRKVQAVKTEHETLGKYTWVAGPNPETGELPEMLFTENHTNHERLFGERNRTRFHKDAFHRHIVDGEKGAINPQQYGTKAAAHYKLNLAPGESKTLTLRLYPSDTPRHTMLDEELSPEAFDVVFDARVRDAEQFYDIVIPQTLSDEQRLVSRQAYAGLLWTKQFYHYIIDAWLNGDPDMRTPPEQRQTGRNHDWPHLFARDILSMPDKWEYPWFAAWDTAFHMLPFCRIDADFAKRQLDKFLREWYMHPNGQIPAYEFAFGDVNPPVHAWAVWRVYKMTAARGKRDRLFLASCFQKLLLNFTWWVNRKDPNGNHLFAGGFLGLDNIGVFDRSQKLPGGRQLVQSDATAWMAFYCNIMLSMAMELADDDNSPHSMAYADMASKFFEHFVSIADAINDIGQDGLWDEKDGIYYDQLITKGESEPIRIRSLVGLMPLIAVETFKQERIDRLPGFKRRMEWFLKYRGDLAKRIAFMANDQDNETTRSDMLLLAMPSRERLRRVLKYMLDEDEFFGPYGIRSVSKYHEKHPYELDLDGEKMSVKYTPGESDTRMFGGNSNWRGPVWFPINYLILESLQRYHYFYGESFTVECPTGSGNYVTLDKVAQEIERRLIKLCPPDEEGRVLFYEYFHGDTGRGLGASHQTGWTALVARCIEDMA